A single window of Streptomyces griseoviridis DNA harbors:
- a CDS encoding putative immunity protein: protein MGDEVPISDEERRLLAGWAADCAERVLPLFEKAAPGDPRPRAALDAVRLYVRDGRRTGALRSVAWAAQKAAGEAGDPAAAAAARAACCAAATPYLHPLATPHQSRHILAPAVHAARARDLAHGRGAATEAGDDEIRDAIERCPAPVRELLSRMPPRNPGRGRPDTLYHRLDGALRGRDPRR from the coding sequence ATGGGCGACGAGGTGCCGATCAGCGACGAGGAGCGCCGGCTGCTGGCCGGCTGGGCCGCCGACTGCGCCGAACGGGTGCTGCCGCTGTTCGAGAAGGCGGCTCCCGGCGACCCGCGTCCGCGTGCCGCGCTCGACGCGGTCCGGCTCTACGTGCGCGACGGGCGGCGGACCGGCGCGCTGCGGTCGGTGGCCTGGGCGGCGCAGAAGGCGGCGGGCGAGGCCGGGGACCCGGCGGCCGCCGCGGCGGCCCGCGCCGCCTGCTGCGCGGCGGCGACCCCGTATCTGCATCCGCTGGCCACCCCGCACCAGTCGCGGCACATCCTGGCGCCCGCCGTCCACGCGGCCCGCGCCCGCGACCTGGCGCACGGGCGGGGAGCGGCGACGGAGGCGGGGGACGACGAGATCCGCGACGCGATCGAGCGGTGCCCCGCGCCGGTCCGTGAGCTGCTCTCCCGGATGCCGCCGCGGAATCCGGGCCGCGGTCGCCCGGACACGCTCTACCACCGGCTGGACGGCGCGCTGCGGGGCCGAGACCCGCGCCGGTGA
- a CDS encoding pyridoxal phosphate-dependent aminotransferase yields MQVIQSTKLSNVCYEIRGPVLDEAMRLEAAGHRILKLNTGNPAAFGFECPPEILEDILRNVSTAHGYGDAKGLLAARRAVVMHNQTLGIETDVEHVFVGNGVSELIVMAMQGLLDDGDEVLVPAPDYPLWTAAVSLSGGTAVHYRCDEQSDWMPDLADVERKVTDRTKAIVIINPNNPTGAVYDETVLKGLTDIARRHNLLVCSDEIYDKILYDGATHTPTAKVAPDLLTLTFNGMSKAYRVAGYRVGWMAISGPRAHADSYIEGLTILANMRLCANMPGQHGVVAALSGRQTIDDLVLPGGRLKEQLDTAYELLTQIPGVTCVRPKGALYLFPRLDPKTFKIKDDRRMALDLLRREKIMVVQGTGFNWPEPDHFRVVTLPSVGDLRDAVGRIAHFLDGYGQP; encoded by the coding sequence ATGCAGGTGATCCAGTCGACCAAGCTCTCCAACGTCTGTTACGAGATCCGCGGGCCGGTCCTCGATGAGGCGATGCGGCTGGAAGCGGCCGGTCACCGCATCCTCAAGCTGAACACCGGCAACCCGGCCGCGTTCGGCTTCGAGTGCCCCCCGGAGATCCTGGAGGACATCCTCCGCAACGTCTCCACCGCCCACGGCTACGGCGACGCGAAGGGACTGCTGGCCGCCCGTCGCGCGGTCGTCATGCACAACCAGACCCTCGGCATCGAGACCGACGTCGAGCACGTCTTCGTCGGCAACGGCGTCTCCGAGCTGATCGTGATGGCCATGCAGGGCCTGCTCGACGACGGCGACGAGGTCCTCGTCCCCGCCCCCGACTACCCCCTGTGGACGGCCGCCGTCTCGCTCTCCGGCGGCACCGCCGTCCACTACCGCTGCGACGAGCAGTCCGACTGGATGCCCGACCTCGCGGACGTCGAGCGCAAGGTCACCGACCGCACCAAGGCGATCGTCATCATCAACCCCAACAACCCCACGGGCGCGGTGTACGACGAGACGGTCCTCAAGGGGCTCACCGACATCGCCCGCCGGCACAACCTGCTGGTCTGCTCCGACGAGATCTACGACAAGATCCTCTACGACGGCGCCACCCACACCCCGACCGCCAAGGTCGCCCCCGACCTGCTCACCCTCACCTTCAACGGCATGTCGAAGGCGTACCGGGTGGCCGGCTACCGGGTCGGCTGGATGGCGATCTCCGGGCCGCGCGCGCACGCCGACTCCTACATCGAGGGCCTGACGATCCTGGCGAACATGCGATTGTGCGCCAACATGCCGGGCCAGCACGGCGTGGTCGCCGCGCTCAGCGGGCGCCAGACCATCGACGACCTGGTGCTGCCCGGCGGCCGGCTGAAGGAGCAGCTCGACACCGCCTACGAGCTGCTGACCCAGATCCCGGGCGTGACCTGCGTGCGGCCGAAGGGGGCGCTGTACCTCTTCCCGCGGCTCGACCCGAAGACGTTCAAGATCAAGGACGACCGGCGGATGGCGCTCGACCTGCTGCGCCGCGAGAAGATCATGGTCGTCCAGGGCACCGGCTTCAACTGGCCGGAGCCCGACCACTTCCGGGTCGTCACCCTGCCGTCGGTCGGGGACCTGCGGGACGCGGTCGGGCGGATCGCGCACTTCCTCGACGGCTACGGCCAGCCGTGA
- a CDS encoding trypsin-like serine peptidase produces MRKPLLAALATLAVAGATVAPAVAAPQAAAVTVDFAGIVSLSNCSGSVIRFPGSTDTAPALVMTNGHCLETGFPSAGQVITGQSSSRTFGLLNSAGTTVATLRANQVLYSTMTDTDVTIYRTTTTYAAIKSAYGISPLTLSATHPTAGTAIKVVSGYWKTIYSCNIDGFVYRLKEGSWTWKDSVRYTSACNTIGGTSGSPVIDTSTGQVVAVNNTGNEDGASCTVNNPCEVDANGTVTVRKGINYAEETYNIPACFTSANALNLSAAACTLPKP; encoded by the coding sequence ATGCGCAAGCCTCTCCTTGCCGCGCTCGCCACCCTGGCCGTCGCCGGGGCCACCGTGGCACCCGCGGTCGCCGCACCACAGGCCGCGGCAGTGACCGTCGACTTCGCCGGCATCGTCTCGCTCAGCAACTGTTCCGGCTCGGTCATCCGCTTCCCCGGCTCCACGGACACCGCGCCCGCGCTGGTGATGACCAACGGCCACTGCCTGGAGACCGGCTTCCCGAGCGCGGGCCAGGTCATCACGGGCCAGTCGTCGAGCCGCACCTTCGGGCTGCTGAACTCGGCGGGCACCACCGTCGCCACGCTCCGCGCCAACCAGGTCCTCTACTCGACCATGACCGACACGGACGTGACGATCTACCGCACCACCACCACCTACGCGGCGATCAAGAGCGCGTACGGGATCAGCCCGCTCACCCTCAGCGCCACCCACCCGACCGCGGGTACCGCCATCAAGGTCGTCTCCGGGTACTGGAAGACGATCTACAGCTGCAACATCGACGGGTTCGTCTACCGCCTCAAGGAGGGCAGCTGGACCTGGAAGGACTCGGTCCGCTACACCTCCGCCTGCAACACCATCGGCGGCACCTCGGGCTCCCCGGTGATCGACACCAGCACCGGGCAGGTCGTCGCCGTCAACAACACGGGCAACGAGGACGGCGCGAGCTGCACGGTCAACAACCCGTGCGAGGTCGACGCGAACGGCACGGTGACCGTCCGCAAGGGCATCAACTACGCCGAGGAGACCTACAACATCCCCGCCTGCTTCACCTCGGCCAACGCGCTGAACCTCAGCGCCGCCGCCTGCACCCTGCCCAAGCCGTAG
- a CDS encoding N-acyl-D-amino-acid deacylase family protein has protein sequence MRELVIRGADVVDGGGGPSYRADVVVDQGRIVEIVREAAAAGRRRPGARRELDAAGLVLSPGFIDMHAHSDLALLRDPDHSAKAAQGVTLEVLGQDGLSYAPVDDRTLAEVRSTITGWNGSGDDIDFDWRSVGEYLDRLDRGIAVNAAYLIPQGTVRMLAVGWEDRAATPAELERMRALVAEGLEQGAVGLSSGLTYTPGMYARDAELTELCRVVASYGGYYCPHHRSYGAGALEAYEEMVALTREAGCALHLAHATMNFGVNKGRAPELLALLDTALAAGADISLDTYPYTPGCTTLVAMLPSWASEGGPEAILRRLADPAAAERIRHDLEVVGADGCHGVPIEWDTVEISGVGSEALAPYVGRTVQESADLRGESPWTTARRLLVEDRLGPTILQHVGHEENVRAIMRHPVHTGGSDGILQGSKPHPRAYGTFPRYLGHYVRELGVLSLEECVARLTSRPAARLRLPDRGLVREGYRADLVLFDPATVAAGSTFERPRTLPVGIPHVLVDGRPVIEDGRRTDVLAGRSVRRTPR, from the coding sequence GTGCGGGAACTCGTCATCAGGGGCGCCGACGTCGTGGACGGCGGCGGTGGCCCGTCGTACCGCGCCGATGTGGTGGTCGACCAGGGGCGGATCGTCGAGATCGTCCGTGAGGCGGCCGCGGCGGGCCGCCGACGGCCGGGCGCGCGGCGGGAGTTGGACGCGGCGGGCCTGGTCCTGTCGCCCGGCTTCATCGACATGCACGCGCACAGCGACCTGGCCCTGCTGCGCGACCCCGACCACAGCGCCAAGGCCGCGCAGGGCGTCACCCTCGAAGTCCTCGGCCAGGACGGTCTCTCGTACGCGCCCGTCGACGACCGCACCCTCGCCGAGGTGCGCTCCACCATCACCGGCTGGAACGGCTCGGGCGACGACATCGACTTCGACTGGCGGTCGGTCGGCGAGTACCTCGACCGCCTCGACCGGGGCATCGCGGTCAACGCGGCCTATCTGATCCCGCAGGGCACGGTCCGGATGCTGGCCGTCGGCTGGGAGGACCGCGCGGCGACCCCCGCCGAGCTGGAGCGGATGCGCGCCCTGGTCGCGGAGGGCCTCGAACAGGGCGCGGTCGGCCTGTCGTCGGGGCTCACCTACACGCCCGGCATGTACGCACGGGACGCCGAACTCACCGAGCTGTGCCGGGTGGTGGCGTCCTACGGCGGCTACTACTGCCCGCACCACCGCTCCTACGGCGCGGGCGCCCTGGAGGCGTACGAGGAGATGGTGGCGCTGACCCGGGAGGCGGGCTGCGCCCTCCATCTGGCGCACGCCACGATGAACTTCGGGGTGAACAAGGGCCGCGCGCCCGAACTCCTCGCCCTGCTGGACACCGCTCTCGCGGCGGGCGCGGACATCAGCCTCGACACCTACCCGTACACCCCGGGCTGCACCACCCTGGTGGCGATGCTGCCCAGTTGGGCGAGCGAGGGCGGCCCCGAGGCGATCCTGCGGCGGCTGGCCGACCCGGCGGCGGCCGAGCGGATCCGCCACGATCTGGAGGTGGTCGGCGCCGACGGCTGCCACGGTGTGCCCATCGAGTGGGACACCGTGGAGATCTCGGGCGTGGGCAGCGAGGCGCTGGCGCCGTACGTGGGCCGCACCGTCCAGGAGTCGGCCGACCTGCGCGGCGAGTCCCCGTGGACGACGGCGCGCCGGCTGCTCGTCGAGGACCGGCTCGGCCCGACGATCCTCCAGCACGTCGGCCACGAGGAGAACGTCCGGGCGATCATGCGGCACCCGGTGCACACCGGCGGCTCGGACGGCATCCTCCAGGGCAGCAAGCCGCACCCGCGCGCGTACGGCACCTTCCCGCGCTATCTCGGCCACTACGTACGGGAGTTGGGCGTCCTCTCGCTGGAGGAGTGCGTGGCCCGTCTGACGTCGCGGCCCGCGGCCAGGCTGCGGCTGCCCGACCGGGGCCTGGTGCGCGAGGGCTACCGCGCCGACCTGGTCCTGTTCGACCCGGCGACGGTCGCGGCGGGGTCCACCTTCGAGCGGCCGCGCACCCTGCCGGTGGGCATCCCGCACGTCCTGGTGGACGGCCGTCCCGTGATCGAGGACGGCCGCCGCACCGACGTCCTGGCGGGCCGCTCGGTCCGCCGCACCCCCCGGTAG
- a CDS encoding amino acid deaminase translates to MSAEALDRLAEERVDHRFKGLPPDAEGLTVGELTAQRRNLFTGGFTTPVLALSAERLEHNLALMERYAARHGLLFAPHGKTSMAPRLFQRQIERGAWGITLAVPHQVRVARAFGVRRVFLANELVDPAALAWIAAEQDADPDFRLVCYVDSVRGVRLMDAALSGAVRPLDVVVELAAGDGARTGVRTEAECAAVADAVAATRTLRLTGVAGYEGEVPGADPERVAAYLRRLVALAADFDRAGRFAGAEEVVVSAGGSAWFDAVAEVFAEIPELSLPVLKLLRSGAYVSHDDGHYRRLTPFNRVPEEGALEPAFRLWTQVVSRPSAEQAFTNAGKRDAAYDLDLPVAQVVRADGGERPADGIEVTGLSDQHAWLRTGPDARIDVGDWVGLGLSHPCTSFDKWQLIPVTEADGTVVDYLRTFF, encoded by the coding sequence ATGAGTGCCGAGGCGCTCGACCGGCTCGCCGAGGAACGCGTCGACCACCGCTTCAAGGGCCTCCCGCCGGACGCCGAAGGGCTGACCGTGGGCGAGCTGACCGCCCAGCGCCGCAACCTGTTCACCGGCGGCTTCACCACCCCGGTGCTGGCCCTCTCCGCCGAGCGCCTCGAACACAACCTCGCGCTCATGGAGCGGTACGCGGCCCGCCACGGCCTGCTGTTCGCCCCGCACGGCAAGACCTCCATGGCGCCCCGGCTCTTCCAGCGGCAGATCGAGCGCGGCGCCTGGGGCATCACCCTCGCCGTCCCCCACCAGGTGCGGGTGGCCCGCGCGTTCGGGGTGCGAAGGGTGTTCCTCGCCAACGAACTCGTCGACCCGGCCGCCCTCGCCTGGATCGCCGCCGAGCAGGACGCCGACCCGGACTTCCGGCTGGTCTGCTACGTCGACTCGGTGCGCGGCGTGCGGCTGATGGACGCGGCGCTGTCCGGCGCCGTCCGGCCGCTGGACGTCGTCGTGGAACTCGCCGCGGGTGACGGCGCGCGCACCGGGGTGCGGACCGAGGCCGAGTGCGCGGCCGTCGCCGACGCGGTGGCCGCCACCCGCACCCTGCGGCTGACCGGGGTGGCCGGCTACGAGGGCGAGGTGCCGGGCGCGGACCCGGAGCGGGTGGCCGCCTATCTGCGCCGACTGGTCGCGCTGGCCGCCGACTTCGACCGGGCCGGCCGGTTCGCGGGCGCCGAGGAGGTCGTGGTGAGCGCGGGCGGCAGCGCCTGGTTCGACGCGGTCGCCGAGGTCTTCGCCGAGATCCCCGAACTCTCCCTGCCGGTGCTGAAGTTGCTGCGTTCGGGCGCCTACGTCTCGCACGACGACGGCCACTACCGCAGGCTCACCCCGTTCAACCGGGTGCCCGAGGAGGGCGCGCTGGAACCGGCGTTCCGGCTCTGGACGCAGGTGGTGTCGAGGCCCTCCGCCGAGCAGGCGTTCACCAACGCGGGCAAGCGGGACGCCGCCTACGACCTGGACCTGCCGGTCGCCCAGGTGGTGCGCGCGGACGGCGGCGAGCGGCCGGCCGACGGCATCGAGGTCACCGGCCTCTCCGACCAGCACGCCTGGCTGCGCACCGGGCCCGACGCGCGGATCGACGTCGGCGACTGGGTCGGCCTCGGCCTCTCCCACCCGTGCACGTCCTTCGACAAGTGGCAGCTGATCCCGGTGACGGAGGCCGACGGCACGGTCGTCGACTACCTCCGCACGTTCTTCTAG
- a CDS encoding sugar kinase, translating to MTTAGPPTAAPDVVDVVTLGESMVTFLPTRPGRLADVPSWDRAIGGAESNVACVLAAAGHSVRWVSRVGADGFGDHLVERIASWGVDTRHVPRDPARPTGIYFRTAGDRADDTHEVAYYRAGSAASAMSATTLDLTAVRAARVLHLSGITAALSADCRALLHTLTAPAAGRPLLSFDVNHRPGLWPDRAEAGTVLRDLARRCDLVFVGDDEARDAWGIEGPDAVRRALPEPRTLVVKEGARGATVFHDAGVTSVPALDVDVVAAVGAGDAFAAGFLSATLRDLPVRDRLRHGHLTAAAALTVPGDLARPPARGHADRLAALDDTAWGTLRLGPGWTTAADDDRADQEVRTP from the coding sequence GTGACCACCGCCGGACCCCCCACCGCCGCCCCCGACGTGGTCGACGTGGTGACGCTCGGCGAGTCCATGGTCACCTTCCTGCCCACCCGGCCCGGCCGCCTCGCCGACGTCCCCTCCTGGGACCGCGCCATCGGCGGCGCCGAATCCAACGTCGCCTGCGTCCTGGCCGCCGCAGGACACTCCGTGCGCTGGGTCAGCCGGGTCGGCGCCGACGGCTTCGGCGACCACCTTGTGGAACGGATCGCCTCCTGGGGCGTCGACACCCGCCACGTACCACGCGACCCCGCCCGCCCCACCGGCATCTACTTCCGCACCGCGGGCGACCGCGCCGACGACACCCACGAGGTCGCCTACTACCGGGCCGGCTCCGCCGCCTCCGCGATGTCCGCGACCACCCTCGACCTCACCGCCGTCCGCGCCGCCCGCGTCCTGCACCTCTCCGGCATCACCGCCGCCCTCTCCGCCGACTGCCGCGCCCTGCTGCACACCCTGACCGCGCCCGCCGCCGGCCGCCCGCTGCTCTCCTTCGACGTCAACCACCGCCCCGGCCTCTGGCCGGACCGGGCCGAGGCCGGCACCGTCCTGCGCGACCTGGCCCGCCGCTGCGACCTCGTCTTCGTCGGCGACGACGAGGCCAGGGACGCCTGGGGCATCGAAGGACCCGACGCCGTCCGCAGGGCCCTGCCCGAACCCCGCACCCTCGTCGTCAAGGAAGGCGCCCGCGGCGCCACCGTCTTCCACGACGCGGGCGTCACCTCCGTACCCGCCCTCGACGTCGACGTCGTCGCCGCCGTCGGCGCGGGCGACGCCTTCGCCGCCGGGTTCCTCTCCGCCACCCTGCGCGACCTGCCCGTCCGCGACCGCCTCCGGCACGGCCACCTGACGGCCGCCGCCGCCCTCACCGTCCCCGGCGACCTCGCCAGGCCGCCCGCCCGCGGCCACGCCGACCGGCTGGCCGCCCTCGACGACACGGCGTGGGGGACACTTCGACTCGGCCCCGGCTGGACCACCGCAGCCGACGACGACCGGGCCGACCAGGAGGTACGTACGCCATGA
- a CDS encoding IclR family transcriptional regulator — MSQTVDRALSILPLLAEGPADLGKVADRLGVHKSTALRLLRTLHEHGLVYRQSDQRYRLGARLIALAQEAMENLDIREIAHPHLVRLNEQCGHTVHLAVHEEHEVLYIDKVESRYPVRMYSRIGKPVAITVAAVAKLLLADLPESERRTRAEQLDYPLYTARSTPNAPAFLRELEKVRDQGWATDLGGHEESINCVAAPIRGADGKVAAAMSVSAPNVVVTADELLTLLPLVRRTADAISGEYSGRTPVTDPAHPNHRSDEPSTKDPE; from the coding sequence ATGAGCCAGACCGTCGACCGCGCGCTCAGCATCCTGCCGCTGCTCGCCGAGGGCCCCGCAGACCTCGGCAAGGTCGCCGACCGGCTCGGCGTCCACAAGTCCACCGCCCTGCGGCTGCTGCGCACCCTGCACGAACACGGCCTGGTCTACCGCCAGTCCGACCAGCGCTACCGGCTCGGCGCCCGGCTCATCGCCCTCGCCCAGGAGGCGATGGAGAACCTCGACATCCGCGAGATCGCCCACCCCCACCTCGTCCGCCTCAACGAGCAGTGCGGACACACCGTCCACCTCGCCGTCCACGAGGAGCACGAGGTCCTCTACATCGACAAGGTGGAGAGCCGCTACCCGGTGCGGATGTACTCCCGGATCGGCAAACCGGTCGCGATCACCGTCGCCGCCGTCGCCAAACTCCTGCTCGCCGACCTCCCCGAGAGCGAACGCAGGACCCGCGCCGAACAGCTCGACTACCCCCTCTACACCGCCCGCTCCACCCCCAACGCCCCCGCCTTCCTGCGGGAGTTGGAGAAGGTGCGGGACCAGGGATGGGCCACCGACCTCGGCGGCCACGAGGAGTCCATCAACTGCGTCGCGGCCCCCATCCGCGGCGCCGACGGCAAGGTCGCCGCCGCCATGTCGGTCTCCGCGCCCAACGTCGTCGTGACCGCCGACGAACTCCTCACCCTGCTCCCGCTGGTGCGCCGCACCGCCGACGCCATCAGCGGCGAGTACTCGGGCCGCACCCCCGTCACCGACCCCGCCCACCCGAACCACCGCAGCGACGAACCCTCGACGAAGGACCCGGAATGA
- a CDS encoding RidA family protein, translating into MTDKTALTPATHTTPPAKFSHGVRKGNILQVAGQVGFLPAEAGKAPTPAGPTLREQTLQTLANVKAILEEGGASWDDVMMIRVYLTDVDHFAEMNALYNTYFEEQALTAPPAARTTVYVGLPAGLLIEIDALAVLG; encoded by the coding sequence ATGACCGACAAGACCGCCCTCACCCCCGCGACCCACACCACCCCGCCCGCGAAGTTCTCGCACGGCGTGCGCAAGGGCAACATCCTCCAGGTCGCGGGCCAGGTCGGCTTCCTGCCCGCCGAAGCGGGCAAGGCCCCCACCCCGGCAGGCCCCACCCTGCGCGAACAGACCCTCCAGACCCTCGCCAACGTCAAGGCGATCCTGGAGGAGGGCGGCGCGAGCTGGGACGACGTGATGATGATCCGCGTCTACCTCACCGACGTCGACCACTTCGCCGAGATGAACGCCCTCTACAACACCTACTTCGAGGAGCAGGCGCTCACCGCCCCGCCCGCCGCCCGCACCACCGTCTACGTCGGCCTCCCGGCGGGCCTGCTCATCGAGATCGACGCGCTGGCCGTCCTCGGCTGA
- a CDS encoding GntP family permease, protein MPLPLAAPAAPEAPPHTGGLLLLIDGTAGLLTIAALGIALLLVLIIKARLQPFVALLAVSIAVGLMAGLSVTELFGTVQRSDAVSTIESGMGGILGHVAIIIGLGTMLGAILEVSGGAEVLASRLLRLFGEKRAPLAMGLTGLIFGIPVFFDVGIFVLAPIVYAAAKRSGKSILLYCLPLLAGLSMTHAFLPPHPGPVAAAGLLHVDLGWVILMGVVCGIPAVLAAWAYSAWIGRRIFVPVPQDMVEAADEARRAVLDEQRAAGDGTAPREHPVPLGTVLGIIGTPLVLILAATFSSIALDPSTGRSVVEFFGHPFVALTIALLLAYYLLGIRRGWSRASLEKVSTSSLKPVGNILLVVGAGGVFGAVLKASGVAQALSDTFHDVGLPVLVLAYLISLVLRVAQGSATVAIVTTAGIVAPLLAAGDHSQAFVALVIMAISAGSIFASHVNDGGFWMVAKYFGISERDTLKTWTVLESVLSVAGFAVAAVLSVFV, encoded by the coding sequence ATGCCCCTCCCGCTCGCCGCACCCGCCGCCCCCGAAGCCCCACCCCACACCGGCGGACTGCTCCTGCTCATCGACGGCACCGCAGGACTGCTCACCATCGCCGCCCTCGGCATCGCCCTGCTGCTCGTCCTCATCATCAAGGCCAGGCTCCAGCCGTTCGTCGCGCTGCTCGCCGTCTCCATAGCCGTCGGCCTGATGGCCGGCCTCTCCGTCACCGAACTCTTCGGCACCGTCCAGCGCTCCGACGCCGTCTCCACCATCGAGTCCGGCATGGGCGGCATCCTCGGCCATGTCGCCATCATCATCGGCCTCGGCACCATGCTCGGCGCGATCCTCGAAGTCAGCGGCGGCGCCGAGGTGCTGGCCTCCCGGCTGCTGCGCCTCTTCGGCGAGAAACGCGCCCCCCTCGCGATGGGCCTCACCGGCCTCATCTTCGGCATCCCGGTCTTCTTCGACGTCGGCATCTTCGTCCTCGCGCCGATCGTCTACGCCGCCGCCAAACGCTCCGGCAAGTCGATCCTGCTCTACTGCCTGCCGCTGCTCGCCGGACTCTCCATGACCCACGCCTTCCTGCCCCCGCACCCCGGCCCGGTCGCCGCCGCGGGACTCCTCCACGTGGACCTCGGCTGGGTCATCCTCATGGGCGTGGTCTGCGGCATCCCCGCGGTCCTCGCCGCCTGGGCGTACTCCGCCTGGATCGGCCGGCGCATCTTCGTGCCCGTGCCGCAGGACATGGTCGAGGCCGCCGACGAGGCCAGACGAGCCGTCCTCGACGAGCAGCGCGCCGCGGGCGACGGCACCGCGCCCCGCGAACACCCGGTGCCGCTCGGCACGGTCCTCGGCATCATCGGCACGCCCCTGGTGCTGATCCTCGCCGCCACCTTCTCCTCGATCGCCCTCGACCCATCCACCGGCCGCTCGGTCGTCGAGTTCTTCGGCCACCCCTTCGTCGCCCTGACCATCGCCCTGCTGCTCGCCTACTACCTGCTCGGCATCAGGCGCGGCTGGTCCCGCGCGTCCCTGGAGAAGGTCTCCACCTCGTCGCTCAAGCCGGTCGGCAACATCCTGCTCGTGGTCGGCGCGGGCGGTGTCTTCGGCGCCGTCCTCAAGGCGAGCGGCGTGGCCCAGGCGCTCTCCGACACCTTCCACGACGTGGGCCTGCCGGTGCTGGTCCTCGCCTATCTGATCTCCCTGGTGCTGCGGGTCGCGCAGGGCTCGGCGACGGTCGCGATCGTCACGACGGCCGGGATCGTGGCCCCGCTGCTCGCGGCGGGCGACCACTCGCAGGCGTTCGTCGCGCTCGTCATCATGGCGATCTCGGCGGGTTCCATCTTCGCCTCGCACGTCAACGACGGCGGCTTCTGGATGGTCGCCAAGTACTTCGGCATCAGCGAGCGCGACACCCTCAAGACCTGGACGGTCCTCGAGTCGGTGCTGTCCGTCGCGGGCTTCGCGGTGGCGGCCGTGCTCAGCGTCTTCGTGTAG
- a CDS encoding M14 family metallopeptidase translates to MRLRTRGPGLLAALLALALAVPLTASADGARPTAPSAEGVRQYEIHVDHNTPVTRTAIAAAGVSVDEADEETVVVSGRAEQIRALRAKGYEVAPVGAAPDRSDGEPRLFDFPSADSRYHNYAEMNAEIDQRLAAYPGIMSRRVIGTSYQGRDIVAIKVSDNVATDENEPEVLFTFHQHAREHLTVEMALYLLRELGAGYGSDPRITGLVDSREIWIVPDLNPDGGEYDIATGSYRSWRKNRQPNSGSTAVGTDLNRNWNHKWGCCGGSSGSASSETYRGAAAESAPEVKVVADFVRGRVVGGKQQITAGIDFHTYSELVLWPFGYTYSDTTTGMTADDYNAFRTVGQKMAASNGYTAEQSSDLYITDGSIDDYLWGVHRIFSYTFEMYPRSGGGGFYPPDEVIERETSRNEDAVLQLLENADCMYRAIGKEAQYCG, encoded by the coding sequence ATGCGACTTCGCACCCGAGGACCCGGCCTGCTGGCCGCCCTCCTCGCCCTGGCGCTCGCGGTCCCCCTCACCGCGTCCGCGGACGGCGCCCGCCCCACGGCACCCTCGGCGGAGGGTGTCCGCCAGTACGAGATCCACGTCGACCACAACACCCCGGTCACCCGCACCGCCATCGCGGCCGCCGGGGTGAGCGTCGACGAGGCCGACGAGGAGACCGTCGTCGTCTCCGGCCGCGCCGAGCAGATCCGCGCCCTGCGCGCCAAGGGGTACGAGGTGGCCCCGGTGGGCGCCGCCCCTGACCGGTCGGACGGCGAACCGCGCCTGTTCGACTTCCCGTCGGCCGACTCCCGCTACCACAACTACGCCGAGATGAACGCCGAGATCGACCAGCGGCTCGCCGCCTATCCCGGCATCATGAGCCGGCGCGTGATCGGCACGTCGTACCAGGGCCGGGACATCGTCGCCATCAAGGTCAGCGACAACGTCGCCACCGACGAGAACGAGCCCGAGGTCCTCTTCACGTTCCACCAGCACGCCCGTGAACACCTCACCGTCGAGATGGCGTTGTACCTGCTGCGGGAGCTGGGCGCCGGGTACGGCAGCGACCCACGGATCACCGGCCTGGTCGACAGCCGCGAGATCTGGATCGTGCCCGACCTCAACCCGGACGGCGGCGAGTACGACATCGCCACCGGCTCCTACCGGTCCTGGCGCAAGAACCGGCAGCCCAACTCCGGTTCCACCGCGGTCGGTACGGACCTCAACCGCAACTGGAACCACAAGTGGGGCTGCTGCGGCGGGTCTTCGGGCTCCGCGTCCTCCGAGACCTACCGCGGTGCGGCCGCCGAGTCCGCGCCCGAGGTGAAGGTCGTCGCCGACTTCGTGCGCGGCCGGGTGGTCGGCGGCAAGCAGCAGATCACCGCGGGCATCGACTTCCACACCTACAGCGAACTGGTGCTGTGGCCCTTCGGGTACACGTACTCGGACACCACCACCGGCATGACGGCGGACGACTACAACGCCTTCCGCACGGTCGGCCAGAAGATGGCCGCGAGCAACGGGTACACCGCTGAGCAGTCGAGCGACCTGTACATCACGGACGGCTCGATCGACGACTACCTGTGGGGCGTGCACCGGATCTTCTCGTACACCTTCGAGATGTACCCGCGCTCGGGCGGCGGCGGGTTCTACCCGCCCGACGAGGTGATCGAGCGGGAGACCTCACGCAACGAGGACGCCGTACTGCAACTCCTGGAGAACGCCGACTGCATGTACCGGGCCATCGGCAAGGAGGCCCAGTACTGCGGCTAG